Genomic segment of Halalkalicoccus subterraneus:
CCCTGTGCGAGCGTCGAGGGTGCGAGCAGGACGAGTCCCGCGAGGATGAACGGCTTTCGACCCCAGCGGTCGCTCGCCCGGCCGATGGGAACCTGCAGGAACACCTGTGAGATGATGAACGCGGCGAACTGCACCCCGAACCAGGTCGAGCCCTGATCGAGGCGGGCGTTGATCTCCGGCTGGAGGGTCGCAAAGAGCGCGATCCCGATCGCCATGAACAGCGAGGCGACCCCGAGGGTGAAGACGGGATCGAGCCCGCCCTCCCCGTCGAAAACGTCGATCGAGAGGTCTTCTCTCGTCCGTTCGAGCTCGGCGGGGTCGTGGACGAGCACGGAGACGAGCGCGAAACTCAGTGCAGCCGCCCCGGCGGCCACGTAGAAGGTGGCCTCGAACCCGCTGAGGTCGAACCCCAGAATCGAGTAGGGGCCGGCGTTGACGAGTACGCCCGCGGCGACCGGGCCCGCGCCGAAGCCGACGAGTCGAAAGGTGTTGTAGACGCCCATGTTGCCGCCGCGGGTGCCCGCGCCCGCGAGTTCGTTGACGAGGGCGACCGACGCGGGGATGATGAAGGCGATCGACACCCCCTGAAGGGCCCGCAGGACGACCAGCGAGAGGTACGAGCCCGCGAAGAGGTAGAGGAGGTTGGCGGTCGTCAGCCCGCCGAGCCCGATCAGGATGTAGAACTTGCGTCTCCCGGTTCGATCGGAAACGCGCCCCGTAAACGGCTGGGAGAGGCTGCTGACGAAGCCGACGAGCGAGAGGACGATCCCGATGAGCATCGATTCGGTCAGCCCGAAGGTCCGGCCCTCGACGACCCCGCTCGCGATGTAGAGGGGGAGTACGATGATGAGAAAGGAGTTGCCGACGCCGTCGGCCATTCGGGCCATGGCGAGCGCGAGGATGCGTCGGTCGGTTTCGAAGAGCGCCACACCGGCCCTATGGACGGGGTGGCTATCAGCCTGCTGTTCGGCGAAGGACTAAGCCCTCGGCCGACGTACGTGGTGACATGACACGGGAAGTCAAACTGAGCCGGGTCGACGAGGAGTTGGAGGCGCTTTCATATCCGACCTCGCGGGACGACGCCGCGAACGAACTCGACGAGGTGACGCTCCTGCTCGCCGACGGCGAGGCGAACCTCGGCGAACTGGTTTCGGAGACCGGCAGCGACTCCTATCGCTCCGCGGAGGACCTCAAAACCGAACTCCATAACTCCCTTCCCCGCGAGGCGGTCGGCGAGCCCTACCAGTCTGAAGGGGAGGGATAGCGCGATTCGGGGCGCTTAATTGACTGGGTACGATAGGCAGGACATGGAATTTTGCGATGAATGCGGC
This window contains:
- a CDS encoding DUF5789 family protein — protein: MTREVKLSRVDEELEALSYPTSRDDAANELDEVTLLLADGEANLGELVSETGSDSYRSAEDLKTELHNSLPREAVGEPYQSEGEG
- a CDS encoding MFS transporter, with translation MARMADGVGNSFLIIVLPLYIASGVVEGRTFGLTESMLIGIVLSLVGFVSSLSQPFTGRVSDRTGRRKFYILIGLGGLTTANLLYLFAGSYLSLVVLRALQGVSIAFIIPASVALVNELAGAGTRGGNMGVYNTFRLVGFGAGPVAAGVLVNAGPYSILGFDLSGFEATFYVAAGAAALSFALVSVLVHDPAELERTREDLSIDVFDGEGGLDPVFTLGVASLFMAIGIALFATLQPEINARLDQGSTWFGVQFAAFIISQVFLQVPIGRASDRWGRKPFILAGLVLLAPSTLAQGIVLDSWLMLVVRLTQGVAGAMVFAPALALAGDLATGGDSGTKLSVLTMAFGLGVALGPLSAGFLVSLGFVVPFAVGASLAVIGFGLVYTQVEETVGPGASATDSEPVPQD